The DNA region ACAAATCCTCTTATTGATATTTCTCCAGTCATTGCTATTTCGTTGTTTACTGGAATACCAGTGATAGCGCTGTATATTGCAGTTGTTATCGTAATTCCAGCAGAAGGTCCGTCTATTGGCATACCTCCTGGGAAATTGACGTGAATATCATAATTTTTAGGGTCAATATCCAGGTTTCTTTTTAACACAGTCAAAACATTTTCGACAGAACCCTTTGAGGTGCTCTTTCTTCTTAGTTTTCTGCCATAGCTTCCTGTTTCCTCTTCGTCTATTATTCCGGTGATTGTTATGTTTCCTCTTCCCTTTTCAACCTCTGTTGCTGTTGCTTCAACTTCTAATAAAACGCCGAGGTTTGAGCCTACAACTGCAAGACCGTTAACACAGCCAACCTGAGGTGTGTTTTCAACCTTTTTATCCGGCCTTGGACTGTAGTGCCCACTTTCTATAACATATTCCACGTCCAGCATTCTTATATTCCATCTGTTTTCGTTTATAGCAATACCACCTGCGATTTGAACTATATTAACTGCTTCGCGTCCATTAGTTGCATATTTGGCTACCGTCCTTACAGCCTCATCTTCAATTGAAAATCCTCCCTTTTTAGCGGCGTTTCTTGCAATCACTTCTATCTCATCCTGAGTAAGTGCTCTAAAGAATACTTCAACACATCTTGAACGTATAGCAGGAGGGATTTCTTCAGGATTTCTTGTCGTGGCTCCAACAAGCCTGAAATCTGCTGGAAGTCCATTTTCAAATATATCTTTAATATGGGTTGGAATATTTGGGTCCTCGGTTGAAAAATATACGCTGTCCAAAAATACCCTTCTATCCTCAAGAACCTTCAATAACTTATTCATCTGAATTGGATGAAGCTCGCCTATTTCATCAAGGAACAGTATCCCACCGTGTGCCTTTGTTACAGCCCCAGGCTTTGGCTGAGGTATTCCTGCTACACCTAATGGTCCAGCACCTTGGTAAATAGGGTCGTGAACAGAACCAATTAGCGGGTCTGCTATACCCCTGTCGTCAAATCTAA from Caloramator mitchellensis includes:
- the lonB gene encoding ATP-dependent protease LonB, with the translated sequence MIASQLLVVLNLIFTAIIAIYFYNLIKGQQSTKVYIEKESRKELDKLNKMRSIRLTEPLSEKTRPSSFEEIIGQEMGIKALKAALCGPNPQHVLIYGPPGVGKTAAARLVLEEAKKNPISPFKGYAKFIEVDAATVRFDDRGIADPLIGSVHDPIYQGAGPLGVAGIPQPKPGAVTKAHGGILFLDEIGELHPIQMNKLLKVLEDRRVFLDSVYFSTEDPNIPTHIKDIFENGLPADFRLVGATTRNPEEIPPAIRSRCVEVFFRALTQDEIEVIARNAAKKGGFSIEDEAVRTVAKYATNGREAVNIVQIAGGIAINENRWNIRMLDVEYVIESGHYSPRPDKKVENTPQVGCVNGLAVVGSNLGVLLEVEATATEVEKGRGNITITGIIDEEETGSYGRKLRRKSTSKGSVENVLTVLKRNLDIDPKNYDIHVNFPGGMPIDGPSAGITITTAIYSAITGIPVNNEIAMTGEISIRGFVKPVGGIIAKIDAAKKAGAKKVLIPKENYQENFAEFDIEVIPVERIEEVISEALIEKRTIMKKNTA